The genomic DNA TATTATTGATGAGTTGAATTTAGAAATTCCAAAAGGCGAAATTACAATCTTTATCGGCTCTAACGGTTGCGGGAAATCAACTTTATTACGTTCACTAGCTAGATTATTAAAACCAACAACTGGTGATATTTTGTTAGATAATCAAGCCATTCAAAGTATGCAAACGAAGCAAATCGCTCGTCAAATGGCGATTTTACCGCAAGGACCACAAGCACCAGAAGGACTTACAGTATTACAACTTGTAAAGCAAGGGCGTTATCCATACCAAACATGGCTGAAGCAATGGTCAGAAAAAGACGAGGAAATGGTACAGAAAGCACTTGCAGCGACAGGTATGACAGAATTTGCTGAGCGTGATGTGCATGCTCTTTCAGGTGGGCAACGTCAACGTGCTTGGATCGCAATGACACTTGCACAAGATACAGATATCATTTTACTGGATGAGCCCACTACATACTTAGATATGACTCACCAAATTGAAGTGCTGGATTTATTATTCGAATTAAATGAAACAGAACAAAGAACAATTGTTATGGTATTACATGATCTAAATTTAGCATGCCGCTATGCAGATAACATTGTAGCAATTCAAGATAAACAAATATATGCACAAGGTAAACCTGAAGAAGTGGTAGATGAGAAACTAGTACGTGATGTATTCCGAATGGAGTGTCAAATTAGTACGGATCCGTTGTTTGGAACACCGCTTTGTATCCCGCATGGAAGAGGAAGACGTGTAGTTAAAGAAGTTGCTCAGGCGATAAGATAAAAAAACGATGAGTGATTCATCGTTTTTTTTTTTATTTGGTACAAGAAAATAAGAGGAAGAGAGGAATTCGTAAGCGACGTTTATACTCTTCTTCATTTTGAAAATAGATTGGATTTGGTGTAGCTTCTTTTAATGATGTAATGGTAAATCCAGCTTGCTGTAATAATGTGAAATACTCTTCCGTTGTACGATGATATTTAATAACTTCTTGGTCAATCCATGGTTCAACCCGTTTGCCTAGTTTAAAATAATCATCGACGAGCCAACTCGTTCTTTTACCACTTGTTTGTAAGCTTTCAAATGAAGAAGTAATAACGGGATGTTGAACGCTAAAGGTAAAGGTGCCATTTGTTTTTAAAGTTTGAAACACATTTTGAAAAATGGTATCAAGATGTTCAATATAATGTAAGGCGAGTCTAGATGTTACTAAATCAAAAGTGGAAGAGGGATAGGTATAATCTTTGAGGTTTAAAAAATGAACAGATCCATTTTTATTTTCTAGTTGATTTTTAGCTTTTTCATACATAAGTTCGGAGCCTTCAATGCCAGTGTAAGAGTAGCATCCCTTTTCTAATAATTCCGCACCAAACTTAGCGTCACCACAGCCTAAATCGAGAATTTGTTTTCCTTGCACATGACCAATGAGCTGAAAGAATACTGGTTTTTCAATGGATTCATTTGGGCTATTTTCTCGGTATCTTCGTTTCATATATTGTTCGAAAAATGCTGTGTTATTGTATACATCAGATTCTGTAAATGCCATGTTTGAAACCTCCCAAAATATTTTTTTAATTCTATCAAATATGAAAAGTAAATGATAGATTTATTATAATGAATCATATATAATCTAAAATTGTAAGCGGTTACTTTAAACTATTTTTCTATAATAAATTCTGAAAACGTGTTAAGCTAGTAGAGGGATTATTAGAACTATTAAGACAATAATCCGCTTACATGAACGATGGGAGGCTTCACGATGTCTAGTAAAACACTTGCAAAATTTTTAGAAGAAAATTTAGAGGATTTAAAATCAAAGGGGCTTTATAACGTAATTGATCCGCTTGAGAGTTCAAATGGACCAATCATTACAATTGGCGGAAAAGAATATATTAACTTATCTTCAAACAACTATCTTGGATTAGCAACAGATAGCCGTTTGCAAGAAGCAGCAATTGGTGCAATTCATAAGTACGGTGTTGGGGCAGGAGCTGTTCGTACAATTAACGGTACTTTAGATTTGCATATTAAATTAGAAGAGATAATTGCAAAGTTTAAACATACAGAAGCGGCAATTGCTTACCAATCAGGATTTAACTGTAATATGGCAGCGATTTCAGCTGTTATGGATAAAAATGATGCAATTCTTTCAGACGAATTAAACCATGCTTCTATTATTGATGGTAGTCGTCTATCAAAGGCAAAAATTATTGTTTATAAACATTCTGATATGGAAGATTTACGCCAAAAAGCAATCGCGGCGAAAGAATCGGGTCTTTACAATAAATTAATGGTAATTACAGACGGTGTCTTCTCAATGGATGGAGATGTTGCAAAACTACCAGAAATTGTTGAGATTGCAGAAGAATTAGATTTAATGACATATGTAGACGATGCACACGGTTCAGGTGTACTTGGAAAAGGTGCAGGAACTGTAAAGCACTTCGGTCTATCTGATAAAGTTGATTTCCAAATTGGTACATTATCAAAAGCAATTGGGGTAATTGGTGGATATGTAGCAGGGAAACAAAACTTAATTGACTGGTTAAAAGTTCGTTCACGTCCATTCTTATTCTCTACAGCATTAACACCAGCTGATGCAGCAGCTTGCATGAGATCAATTGAAATCTTAATGGAAAGCACAGAGTTACATGATCGTTTATGGGAAAATGGCCGCTACTTAAAACAAGGATTAAAAGAACTTGGCTTTAACATTGGGGAAAGTGAAACGCCAATTACACCTTGTATTATTGGGGACGAAGTGTTAACACAAGAATTTAGTAAGCGTCTAAATGAAGAAGGTGTATACGCAAAATCTATTGTGTTCCCAACTGTAGCAAAAGGAAAAGGTCGTGTTCGTAATATGCCTACAGCAGCTCATACGAAAGAAATGTTAGATGAAGCAATTCGTAAGTATGAAAAAGTAGGAAAAGAAATGGGCATCATTTAAGTAAGGGCATCTTTTGAATAGCTTGCAAATGAGGAGTGGGGAAAATGAAAAAAATTCTAGTAACCGGTTCTTTAGGGCAAATTGGTTCTGAACTAGTAATGAAACTTCGTGATGTATACGGCGCATCAAATGTTATTGCAACAGATATTCGTGAAACAGATAGTGAAGTAGTAAAGTCTGGTCCGTTTGAAACGTTAGATGTAACAGATGGACAAAAATTACATGATATTGCAAAGCATAATGAAGTAGATACAATTATTCATTTAGCAGCTTTACTTTCAGCAACAGCAGAAAAAAATCCGTTATTCGCATGGAACTTAAATATGGGCGGACTTGTAAATGCATTAGAAGCAGCTCGTGAATTAAACTGTAAGTTCTTCACGCCAAGTTCGATCGGTGCATTCGGTCCATCGACGCCAAAAGATAATACACCGCAAGATACAATTCAGCGTCCTACTACGATGTATGGGGTAAACAAAGTAGCAGGAGAATTACTATGTGATTATTATCATCAAAAGTTTGGCGTAGATACGCGCGGTGTCCGTTTCCCAGGTTTAATTTCTTACGTAGCTCCTCCAGGAGGCGGAACGACTGATTATGCAGTTGAAATTTATTATGAGGCGATTAAAAAAGGTGCATACACCTCATACATTGCTGAAGGAACGTACATGGACATGATGTATATGCCTGATGCTTTACAAGCGATCATTTCATTAATGGAAGCTGATCCAAGTAAGCTAGTGCATAGAAATGCATTTAACATTACGGCAATGAGTTTTGAGCCAGAGCAAATTGCAGCATCAATTCGTAAACACATTCCGACGTTTACAATGGATTATGCAGTAGATTCAGCTCGTCAAACAATCGCTGATAGTTGGCCAAACTCTATTGACGCAACTGCAGCAATGAAAGAGTGGGGCTTTAAAGCAGAATACGATTTAGACAAAATGACAACGGACATGTTGGCTAAGTTAAAAAAAAAGCTCACAGCTGAGTTAGTGATGAATTAATAGGAAGAGTCGATTCTTAGGAATCGGCTCTTCATTATTTTTGGGAGGAGAGAAGTCTTATGCAAAGAGTAGATGTCGTATACGCACTAATACATGACGAGGAAACAGATAAAATATTAATGGTACATAATGCAGAACAAAACGTTTGGTCATTGCCAGGTGGGGCTGTGGAAAAAGGTGAAATATTAGAGGAAGCACTAATAAGAGAAGTGAAAGAAGAGACAGGTTTAATTGCTACGTTAGGTGGACTTGTTGCGATCAATGAAAAATTCTTTGAGGAATCAGGGAATCATGCACTATTTTTTACATTCCGAGCGAATGTAGTAAAAGGTGAACTTATTGCGGAAGATGAAGGTGAAATTTCTGCAATAGAGTGGGTGGATCGAACAATTGCGAATGAGCGCTTCCCATACTATGACGGAGGATTTGAATCCTTATTAGAAGTAGCCATTCCATATAAGTTTCAACCAGAAACAAAGTAATTGAATGAAAAAACAGGAGCCACAAGGCTCCTATCTTCTATTCAATCGTCTTCAGTAATAATTTTTTCAGTAATGGTTTAATCTTCAATCGTAAATCTTCAGCATGATTTGCAACTAAGAAGTGATGGTTATAAATGTTCTTCATCAATTGATAAGTTGCTTCTTTTGCCTCGCCTTCTTCGATGAAGATACCGATTACTTCCATGCCACTTTTACGCGCGAGTTTAACAGCTTCATGCGTATCTAAAATTCCATCTTGTTGATAGTCTAGCGCAGAAGGCTCACCATCTGTGAAGACTAGTAAGAATTTATGTTTCTCAGGTCTTTTTGCAAGCTTTTCAGAAACGATACGAATAATATATCCGTCGCGGTTATCTTCTTCTTCACGAAGTTGCATAATTTCCGGACCAACGTTTGGTAACGTTGAGTTTTTATAATTTACAACTTCATGGATAACGTTCGGCTTATCTTCAGGTTTAGCGCTAGAGGCATCTTCCCAAAATCCGCTAATAGCGTGCGGGATTTTTAAAGATTTTAAAGCTTCATGGAATAGTACAACACTCTTCTTCGTCTCTTCCATTTTGTTATACATAGAACCAGAACAGTCAACTAACAGTTGGAATGCAACATCGAGTTCTTGTGACTCTTGTCCTTTTTTATAAAACATACGCGGTTGTTTTTCGGTATAAATACGAAGGAATTTTTTGCGAAGCCTTCCGTAATATTTATCACTATTCGCATTCGTTTTATTTTCAATCGTTTTTTCGATAATTTTCTTTAATTCTTTTACATCTTTATTGACGACTGATTTGATAGCTTGGTAATCTTTTTTCTCATCGATATTTGCTTTGCGAGCTTCTTTAAATGTATGAGAAGCACCTACATTATACTTACCGTATGCACCGTCGTGCTGGCTAGAAGCGTGTGAAGCTCTTGCTTCTTCTGTATCAGCGCCATCAAAGTTGGATTGTGTACTTTTTTGAGAAGTACCTTGTACAGAACCAAGTGCTTGGTCGCCATCTTCTGATTCACGAGCAGTATCGCCCATCATGTTTGTTTTTGTTCCGCTTTCTAATTCAAAGCGTAAAAAGTTCTCGTTTTCGTTATTTTTATTTTCACGATGCCATGTGGAGAAACTTTCATCCATTTTGTTTTTATTTTCATCGTCATCTATAAGCTGTGTATCATCATTTGCTAAATCTTCGACGCGACAGTTCTTTTCGTCTGCAAGAACAGATAAGTAAAGTGGAGCATGTCCGAAATAGTTGTTAAGCATATCACTTTCAAGAAGCGCCTCTAAGCGATAGCGAATTTTCTCAACGACATACATAATATCTTCTGTATTACGTGCTTGGAATGTTTCATGTAAAATCGCTTCAATTTGCTCAAAATATTCATTATTAAACATTTCATATTTATCGCTCGTTAATGAAAGATAGCATAGGCAAAACAAACGATCACCGTGATAATTACGAACGCGGTTTATTTCATTTTGAGAGCCGAAATAATTGCGGTACATTTCTTTTCGGCGTTTAAAAATATGCTTCGTGCCAGGACGTAAGTTCTTTACGATTTCCTCAACGCGTAAATCTTCTAATAGAACAAATAATTGTGTTAAAAACTTTTTTAGGGGCGATTCTTGCAATTCAATCGCATAAGAACGAATTAAAGTCATGTCCGAGTAATGTTTATTACCAAGTGCTTTTAAGAACACTTCGCTTTTTAATCCGATTACTGTATCTTCTTCTTTTCGATCATCCCAAAAGTGACTAATGACAACTTTCTTTTCAATTTCGTCGTAGTATGCTTTATAGCCATATTCAAGATAGGCATCGTCTTCTTTTAGAAGGGCATACATTAAGTTTTCCATTTGTAGAAACAGCGACGCATCAATTTTTTTGTCACTAAAAATTTGTCTCATAAATTATCCCTCAAAGAAATAACTTTCTGCTAATTCACGGACAGTCATTTGTTCTGTTTCATCATTAAGTTTTGCAATTATGCTTCGTTCAATAGCGCGCATAACAGGAATATATACACCTAAATCACATGCGTCGATAATACCACGAATACTTGCTGCTTCTTCACTTACACGTCCATCGCGAGCTAAAGGCATAAGGTCGCTTGCAAATGCAACAAACTTTTCAATTGTTGCAACATCATTTAATTTTGATTCTGCTAATAATAGTTCTTTTAATGTGTCACCTTGAATGTAAGGAACTTCAATAATAACGAAACGGTTTTTTAATGCTTCATTTAGTTCACTTGTTCCAACGTAACCTTCGTTAATCGCAGCAATTACACGGTATTCTTCATCACCGTATACAACCTCTTGTGTAAATGGGTTTGTGATCATTTTACGGTAATCTAATGCGCCGTGAAGTAGCGGTAAAGTTTCAGGTTTTGCCATATTGATTTCGTCAATATATAGGAAGTGACCGTTCTTCATTGCTTTCATAAGAGGACCGTTAACGAATGAAACTTCAGATGCACCATCTTTCGTTTGTAGTGTGTTGTATCCTAAAATACCTTCTACATCTAAGTCGACAGAGCAGTTAATGCTATGCATTGGTTTTTGAAATAAAGAAGAAAGAGTTTCCGCTAGTACTGTTTTACCACTACCAGTCGGTCCTTTTAATAGAATGTTCTTGCCAAGAAGAAGTGCTGTAATCGCATCTTCGATAATGCTGTTATCAGATGCTTTATATATTTTAGTACCGATTAAATGAGCATTTTCACCAGCTTCTTGTTTATTCTTTTCATGAATCGTAGAAAGCTGCTGTTTTAAATCAGAATGTATATGAAATTGTTCTAACATGTATTTCCCACCTAACATTATTTTCATAAAGTAATACATCTTATGATAACTTGTTTTAATATGGTATGCAAAGAAAAGGAAGGAGGATAAAGGGAAAAGAAAAAGCAATCAAGATGAAGTTGATTGCTTACAGTAAAGGAGAAATGAGCCTCATGAAAGACTCCAATATGCGTTTTTTTATACTTCTTTTTTGGAAAGAGTTCCATTTAATTTCAGTTGAATGTTTAAAATCTTTTTCAAAATCACGTTTAATATCGTGAACTGTTTTTGATTCATAAAGTACGCTAATAATTTCGTAATTCAATTCAAAGCTACGTACATCCATGTTCGCTGTTCCGATAGTTGCAATTGTATCATCAACGAGTACAATTTTTGCATGCATAAAACCATCTTTATAACTGTAAATAGAAGCACCAGCTTTTAAAAGTGGAGTGAAATAGGATTGAGATGCTTGATCACTAATGATGCTATCACTTTTACCTGGATATAAAATCCGTACATCTATTCCGGCAATTGCACTTAAGCGTAATAATGTTAAAGTTTCTTGATCTGGAATAAAGTAGGGTGTAGCGATCCAAATGGATTTTTTTGCAGAGCCCATAACAGCTAATAATGTATTACGAATACTTTTATCATCGGAGCTTGGTCCGCTTGCTACGATTTGAACAGCACCTTCTGCATGTGAAATCTCTTTACCTGGGAAGTATTGTCTATTCATGAATTGATCCCAGGAATAAGTATTTAAACCACTAGAGGCATAGAGCCAGTCTTCTAGAAAGATTGCTTGTAATTTATATAATGCTTTTCCTTCTATTTTTAGATGACTATCACGCCAAACAGGAAATTTCTTTGAACGGCCAAGATATTCATCACCGACATTGAGTCCTCCGGTAAAACCAATTTCTCCATCTACAATAACAATTTTTCGATGGTTACGATAATTGACAGTTTCAAGTAACCAAGCTGAAAAAATAGGGTCAAATTCTACAATTTCAATCCCAGCTTCTTTCATAGGTTGCAAAAATCGTCTTCTTAACGTGTTACTTCCAAGACCATCATAAAGGAAGCGTACAATAACACCATCTTTTGCTTTTTGTATTAAAGCATCTCGAACTTTTGTACCAATTTCATCAGATTTATAAATGTAGTATTGAATATGTATATGATGTTTTGCCTGCTCTATAGCTCGCAAAATTTCTGAAAATGTTTGATCTCCGTTTGTTAAAAGTTTTGTAGTTGTTTTATCTGCGGCAGGACCGCCTCCAAATTTTTGTATGACTTCTGTTAAATGTATGGAACGTTCATTTAGTGGGACTGTGAGTAATAACTCTAGTCTTCTTCCTTCTAATATTTCACGGAATAATTTTCTTTGTTCTTCTGAACGATGGAGATGTTTTTTTCTTCTCCAGCGGCTGCGCCCGAAAATAGCGTATAAAAGCACACCTATAATAGGAAGAAGTGCTAATACTAAAAACCATGCCAATGTGCTTTGTGGAGATCTATTTTCTATAAAGATAACGAATGAAATTCCTACGATTGTGATGGACCATAGAGCACCGACAAATGTATATAACGAAATATACGATGTATTTAATAGGAACAGAACGATAGATACAATTGTAAATATTAATAGTAACTGAACGATAGGCTTCTTCATTTCTATATAATTCCCCTAATCTTTTTTCAATATAGATTTCTTAAATAGAAGATGTAATATGACATCTTTATTATAAGGTGTTTTGCTTTTTTTACAAAATATAGACATTTCACCTATACTTTCCGCATTTGTCCTACATACAGTGTACTATCACATTTTTATCCCACTCTTAATGCATATGAAAATGAAAAAATCGAAAAGGAGCGGAGAAACATGAATTATATAGAAAATAATGGATTGTATTATCGGAATCATCATCATGGAGGACACAATCATGGTGGGCACAATCATAACGGCGGACATCATCACCATGGAGGACACAATCACCATGATCACCATCATCATCACGGAGGCGGATGGGGCTGGGGGGGGAGTTCATGGGGAGGCGGATTTTTCCCTGGAAGCTTTGCAGGAGGAGTGTTAGGTGGACTGACAGCTGGCGCATTAACGGGTGCAGCAAGTGGAGGGTATTATCCAGCGCCATATCCAGTAACTTATCCATCACCATATCCAGTAACTTATCCATCACCATACCCTGTAACGTATCCAATGCCATACCCAGGTTATCAGCAAATACCATATTCGTATTAAACTAAAAAAGAGGCTACCCTCTTTTTTAGTTTAATACGGTATTTATTTATAAAATACTTCCAAAATTAAGGTGAAAATATGTTAATATTTTGTTATTGTAATTCAAAAACATATACATTAATGTAGATTTTCATATTATTATTCGTGAATAGTTATGTAGTATGGTCTAATTTCTATTTTGTTATTAAAGAGTAAAGAGATCAGATGTGAATGGTATTAGTTAGAAACAGGGCTTGGATAGAGCCACTTAAAAGGATTGCAGTATAATAAGGTGCGAAATAATTAGGGAGATGAGAAGCTACTAGTTATAATTGAAACGGTATAATATTGCTTTTTATTACAAATAATATTATGTTATTTTAATCGGTCTATTTAAAAAGATAATTTATGTAATGGGCTAGTATTAGAAAATGAAATATCTCTATTTCTATGAAGAGAAACAGGTTGTGTTTTAGTCAGATAGGAAGCAAGGAGAGATGCGCATGCTAGAACAGAGAGGTCATGCATTATATGACTCTTCATTGCGAGATTTAAAGTTAGCATTAGATGAGTCTTCAATTGTTGCAATTACAGATCGAAAAGGTCTTATTACATATGTAAATGATAAATTTTGTGAAATCTCTAAATACAAAAGAGAAGAATTAATTGGAAAAGATCACCGTATTTTAAATTCAGGACATCATCCGAAAACCTTTTTTCAAAACTTATGGAAACGTATTTTGAATGGGAAAGTATGGACAGGTGAGATTCGGAATCGAGCAAAAGATGGTACATATTATTGGGTCAAAACAACAATTGTTCCATTTTTAAATGAAAAAGGAGAGCCATACCAGTTTATCGCAATTCGAAATGATATTAGTAGTAGAAAAGAAGCAGAACATAGATTGCGGCTAAGTGAAAGTCGTTATAGGGAACTTGCCTATCATGATGCTTTAACCAGTTTGCCGAACCGTTTGCAATTAATAACAACCGTTAATAAATTGATTGCAGATAAAAAAGAATTTGGTATGATTTACTTTGATTTGGACCGTTTTAAATTAGTAAATGATACGTTAGGTCATATGATAGGGGACTTACTTTTAAGCGAAGTCGCTTCACGGTTGCATTATGTACTAGGAGAGAAAGATGTTCTGGCTAGGCTAGGTGGCGACGAATTTGTGCTGTTAACAAAAAATCATAGGCAAGATGATATGAGTCAGTTAGCGACATCTGTGTTGTCATGTTTTCAGGCACCATTTATGTTGGAAGGCCATGAAGTATACATTTCAGCTAGTCTAGGACTTTGTTCTTATCCACAAGACGGACTAGACGTGGAAACGTTATTGAAAAACTCTGACTTAGCTATGTATAGTGCAAAAGAACAAGGTAGAAACGCTGCATGTTTCTTTACAGATGAGCTACGGGCGAAAATAAATCGTAGAATGAAAGTTGAGTTTGCTTTGCAAAAGGCAATTCGTGATGAAGAGTTAGATGTAGCATTGCAGCCTATTATTGATTTGAAAACGAAGAGATATTCTGGTATAGAAGCTTTAGTACGCTGTATGACAGAAGACGGCCCCATTGCACCAAGCGAATTTATCCCGGTAGCTGAAGAGTCTGGACTTATTATAAAGCTAGGAGACTGGGTATTAGAAAAATCGTGCCGATTGTTTAAAACATTGCCAAATTATCAAGAAGGACTAAAGTTATCTGTGAATTTATCTATACAACAATTAATGCAGAAACGTTTTATTTTGTCTGTACGTAGCATTTTAAAGAGAACTGGTTTTCCTCCGAACCGTTTAATATTAGAAATAACGGAAAGCATTGCAGTCCGCCATTTTGATTATATTATTGCTACATTACAAGAATTAAGAAATATGGGTGTTTTAATTGCTTTGGATGATTTCGGAACTGGCTATTCTTCCTTATATTATTTAAAACAACTACCACTGGATATTGTGAAAATTGATCGTAATTTTATTCGTGAATTTCATTATGATCACGCGCAACCAGAACGAACAATTGTAAAATCTGTTATTGAAATTGCTCATAGTTTAAATTTAGCAGTAGTTGCTGAAGGGGTAGAAACAGTAGAGCAAGAGAGTTTGTTACAATCAATGAGCTGTGATTATGTACAGGGATTTTATTATGCGAAACCTTTATCTGTAGGAGAGTTAAAAGAAAAGTTAATTACAGATTTTTAATAAAAAAGAGAAGCCAGCAGCTTCTCTTTATTTAATCCGTTTTTTGTGAGTCTTTCATTAGTACTGGATAAAGAATAAGACCTAATACGAACAATCCAATTCCTAAGAAGAACGTTTTTAAATCAGCAGTTCCCGTTTTGATAACCCAAATTGAGTATACAAATGCTAATGTAGTGATGATCCCGTCCTTTATTCGAGAACCAGGCATTATATCATACGTTTCTCCTGTAATAACCAGTTTGAATTGGTACAGAGTAGAAACTAGGTATGGAATTAAATAGGCTAATGTTGCTACGACAATAGCGAAACTATACGCTTCTGAAACAGTACCAGAAATCGTTGAAAATAAGAAAATTTGCGTCATTACATTTGTAATCAATAATGATTTTGAAGGACTACCTTTTTTATTTGTTTTCCCGAAAAACTTAGGGAAAAGTCCATTCTTTGCTGCCTGGTAAGGTACTTCTGAACTAACAACAATCCAACCAACTGTAGATCCAAATAAAGATATAAGAGCGAGTAAAGCCATGATATATGCGCCTTTATTTCCAATTGCTAAATTTAATGCGTCTACTAATGGTTTTTGAGACTCTTTTAAAGCATCTTGCGGAAGAGCTCCCATTGTAAGTAAAGTAATTGACATGTAAATAAGAAGAGCGATAATTAATCCGAAAATCGTAGCTTTTTTTACATCGCGCTGTGATTTTGCACGATTAGAAAGCATAACTGCTGATTCAATACCGATAAATGCCCAGAGTGTTGCAATAGCAGCTGAATTGATTTGTCCACCTAAC from Bacillus cereus G9842 includes the following:
- a CDS encoding L-threonine 3-dehydrogenase: MKKILVTGSLGQIGSELVMKLRDVYGASNVIATDIRETDSEVVKSGPFETLDVTDGQKLHDIAKHNEVDTIIHLAALLSATAEKNPLFAWNLNMGGLVNALEAARELNCKFFTPSSIGAFGPSTPKDNTPQDTIQRPTTMYGVNKVAGELLCDYYHQKFGVDTRGVRFPGLISYVAPPGGGTTDYAVEIYYEAIKKGAYTSYIAEGTYMDMMYMPDALQAIISLMEADPSKLVHRNAFNITAMSFEPEQIAASIRKHIPTFTMDYAVDSARQTIADSWPNSIDATAAMKEWGFKAEYDLDKMTTDMLAKLKKKLTAELVMN
- a CDS encoding glycine C-acetyltransferase, encoding MSSKTLAKFLEENLEDLKSKGLYNVIDPLESSNGPIITIGGKEYINLSSNNYLGLATDSRLQEAAIGAIHKYGVGAGAVRTINGTLDLHIKLEEIIAKFKHTEAAIAYQSGFNCNMAAISAVMDKNDAILSDELNHASIIDGSRLSKAKIIVYKHSDMEDLRQKAIAAKESGLYNKLMVITDGVFSMDGDVAKLPEIVEIAEELDLMTYVDDAHGSGVLGKGAGTVKHFGLSDKVDFQIGTLSKAIGVIGGYVAGKQNLIDWLKVRSRPFLFSTALTPADAAACMRSIEILMESTELHDRLWENGRYLKQGLKELGFNIGESETPITPCIIGDEVLTQEFSKRLNEEGVYAKSIVFPTVAKGKGRVRNMPTAAHTKEMLDEAIRKYEKVGKEMGII
- a CDS encoding class I SAM-dependent DNA methyltransferase is translated as MAFTESDVYNNTAFFEQYMKRRYRENSPNESIEKPVFFQLIGHVQGKQILDLGCGDAKFGAELLEKGCYSYTGIEGSELMYEKAKNQLENKNGSVHFLNLKDYTYPSSTFDLVTSRLALHYIEHLDTIFQNVFQTLKTNGTFTFSVQHPVITSSFESLQTSGKRTSWLVDDYFKLGKRVEPWIDQEVIKYHRTTEEYFTLLQQAGFTITSLKEATPNPIYFQNEEEYKRRLRIPLFLLFSCTK
- a CDS encoding cardiolipin synthase, whose amino-acid sequence is MKKPIVQLLLIFTIVSIVLFLLNTSYISLYTFVGALWSITIVGISFVIFIENRSPQSTLAWFLVLALLPIIGVLLYAIFGRSRWRRKKHLHRSEEQRKLFREILEGRRLELLLTVPLNERSIHLTEVIQKFGGGPAADKTTTKLLTNGDQTFSEILRAIEQAKHHIHIQYYIYKSDEIGTKVRDALIQKAKDGVIVRFLYDGLGSNTLRRRFLQPMKEAGIEIVEFDPIFSAWLLETVNYRNHRKIVIVDGEIGFTGGLNVGDEYLGRSKKFPVWRDSHLKIEGKALYKLQAIFLEDWLYASSGLNTYSWDQFMNRQYFPGKEISHAEGAVQIVASGPSSDDKSIRNTLLAVMGSAKKSIWIATPYFIPDQETLTLLRLSAIAGIDVRILYPGKSDSIISDQASQSYFTPLLKAGASIYSYKDGFMHAKIVLVDDTIATIGTANMDVRSFELNYEIISVLYESKTVHDIKRDFEKDFKHSTEIKWNSFQKRSIKKRILESFMRLISPLL
- a CDS encoding ATP-binding protein, whose translation is MLEQFHIHSDLKQQLSTIHEKNKQEAGENAHLIGTKIYKASDNSIIEDAITALLLGKNILLKGPTGSGKTVLAETLSSLFQKPMHSINCSVDLDVEGILGYNTLQTKDGASEVSFVNGPLMKAMKNGHFLYIDEINMAKPETLPLLHGALDYRKMITNPFTQEVVYGDEEYRVIAAINEGYVGTSELNEALKNRFVIIEVPYIQGDTLKELLLAESKLNDVATIEKFVAFASDLMPLARDGRVSEEAASIRGIIDACDLGVYIPVMRAIERSIIAKLNDETEQMTVRELAESYFFEG
- a CDS encoding NUDIX hydrolase, whose product is MQRVDVVYALIHDEETDKILMVHNAEQNVWSLPGGAVEKGEILEEALIREVKEETGLIATLGGLVAINEKFFEESGNHALFFTFRANVVKGELIAEDEGEISAIEWVDRTIANERFPYYDGGFESLLEVAIPYKFQPETK
- a CDS encoding ABC transporter ATP-binding protein, which translates into the protein MQKALETKRLTLSYGETSIIDELNLEIPKGEITIFIGSNGCGKSTLLRSLARLLKPTTGDILLDNQAIQSMQTKQIARQMAILPQGPQAPEGLTVLQLVKQGRYPYQTWLKQWSEKDEEMVQKALAATGMTEFAERDVHALSGGQRQRAWIAMTLAQDTDIILLDEPTTYLDMTHQIEVLDLLFELNETEQRTIVMVLHDLNLACRYADNIVAIQDKQIYAQGKPEEVVDEKLVRDVFRMECQISTDPLFGTPLCIPHGRGRRVVKEVAQAIR
- a CDS encoding vWA domain-containing protein, which codes for MRQIFSDKKIDASLFLQMENLMYALLKEDDAYLEYGYKAYYDEIEKKVVISHFWDDRKEEDTVIGLKSEVFLKALGNKHYSDMTLIRSYAIELQESPLKKFLTQLFVLLEDLRVEEIVKNLRPGTKHIFKRRKEMYRNYFGSQNEINRVRNYHGDRLFCLCYLSLTSDKYEMFNNEYFEQIEAILHETFQARNTEDIMYVVEKIRYRLEALLESDMLNNYFGHAPLYLSVLADEKNCRVEDLANDDTQLIDDDENKNKMDESFSTWHRENKNNENENFLRFELESGTKTNMMGDTARESEDGDQALGSVQGTSQKSTQSNFDGADTEEARASHASSQHDGAYGKYNVGASHTFKEARKANIDEKKDYQAIKSVVNKDVKELKKIIEKTIENKTNANSDKYYGRLRKKFLRIYTEKQPRMFYKKGQESQELDVAFQLLVDCSGSMYNKMEETKKSVVLFHEALKSLKIPHAISGFWEDASSAKPEDKPNVIHEVVNYKNSTLPNVGPEIMQLREEEDNRDGYIIRIVSEKLAKRPEKHKFLLVFTDGEPSALDYQQDGILDTHEAVKLARKSGMEVIGIFIEEGEAKEATYQLMKNIYNHHFLVANHAEDLRLKIKPLLKKLLLKTIE